A stretch of the Neodiprion lecontei isolate iyNeoLeco1 chromosome 4, iyNeoLeco1.1, whole genome shotgun sequence genome encodes the following:
- the LOC107217181 gene encoding protein twist, whose product MQSQPQQSQFRPQVIYNHQLGGGSGIPHSAGSSASSSPNNYNERFSPPTHLLPGFHSNPQLYQQHQPYIVYEFPDQQQKMQSYEREALHGQGDYERRHDDQSPGFLSDHSHASRDNEASFYLTPSPQMYSSGEEMTSAPTATTYVGHQPGYKPDPTEYKPELAKYKPDATELKPDVVATGSTNLQQGFFERGRAPVNVSKRKRKLSTENCSESDGDSQSSAGKLKARRKSGATVEEIQNQRVMANHRERQRTQNLNEAFASLRQIIPTMPSDKLSKIQTLKLATRYIDFLYQVLHCSTENREGLEDNGERSPGKIVLGARKITGSLSRNYTAQDKLTTAFNMWRMEGDLNFNL is encoded by the exons ATGCAGTCCCAGCCGCAGCAGAGTCAGTTCAGGCCCCAGGTAATATACAACCACCAGCTCGGGGGTGGTTCCGGTATACCTCACAGTGCCGGAAGTAGCGCGAGCAGCTCGCCTAACAATTACAACGAGAGATTTTCACCACCGACACACCTGCTTCCGGGTTTTCATTCCAATCCCCAGCTCTATCAGCAGCACCAACCTTACATCGTTTACGAGTTCCCggatcaacagcagaaaaTGCAGAGCTACGAGAGGGAGGCTCTTCACGGCCAGGGCGATTACGAAAGACGGCACGACGATCAATCCCCTGGATTTTTGTCCGATCACAGCCACGCGAGCAGGGACAACGAGGCCAGCTTTTACCTTACACCATCCCCGCAGATGTACTCCTCGGGTGAGGAAATGACCTCGGCACCGACGGCGACGACCTACGTCGGTCACCAGCCCGGGTACAAACCGGATCCGACGGAGTACAAGCCCGAGCTTGCGAAGTACAAGCCCGATGCGACGGAGTTGAAGCCGGACGTCGTAGCGACGGGCTCGACGAATCTTCAGCAAGGGTTCTTCGAGAGAGGGAGAGCCCCGGTTAACGTTTCGAAGAGGAAGCGGAAGCTCAGTACCGAAAACTGCAGCGAGTCCGACGGGGACTCCCAATCCTCCGCGGGAAAGCTCAAGGCTCGGAGGAAGAGCGGCGCTACCGTTGAAGAGATACAGAATCAGAGGGTCATGGCCAACCACAGAGAGCGACAGAGGACGCAGAACCTCAACGAGGCTTTCGCATCCCTAAGACAGATCATACCCACTATGCCGAGTGACAAGCTCAGCAAGATACAGACCCTCAAGCTCGCCACGCGTTACATCGACTTTCTCTATCAAGTGCTTCACTGCAGTACCGAAAACCGAGAGGGACTCGAGGACAACG GAGAACGGAGTCCCGGGAAAATTGTACTCGGAGCTAGGAAGATCACCGGCTCTTTGTCGCGAAATTACACCGCGCAGGACAAATTAACAACGGCATTTAACATGTGGAGAATGGAGGGCGATTTGAACTTTAATCTGTAA
- the LOC107226028 gene encoding ubiquitin-conjugating enzyme E2 J2, which yields MVIMNRKPNTATARLKQDYLRLKKDPVPYVVAEPVPSNILEWHYVVNGPESTPYEGGFYHGKLVFPREFPFKPPSIYMTTPNGRFKVNTRLCLSISDFHPDTWNPAWSVSTILTGLLSFMIEKSPTLGSIETPDYEKRLLASQSLEYNLKDSTFCELFPDTVSAIKAELEHRKELEKQARHQSTASEVSSLIRDQFQREQSPLHSALTNLIVIVGFAAFAYTVKYVLRSIATE from the exons atggtaaTAATGAATAGAAAGCCAAACACTGCCACTGCTAGATTAAAGCAAGACTATTTGAGACTGAAAAAGGACCCGGTGCCGTACGTCGTAGCTGAACCCGTACCTTCGAATATATTAGAATG GCATTATGTTGTCAACGGTCCGGAAAGTACACCTTACGAGGGTGGATTTTATCACGGAAAGCTCGTATTTCCACGGGAGTTTCCTTTCAAACCACCTAGCATATACATGACCACGCCAAACGGCAGATTCAAAGTAAACACACGGCTTTGTCTATCCATATCCGATTTTCATCCAGACACTTGGAACCCGGCATGGAGTGTTTCCACCATTCTCACCGGTCTCCTTAGCTTCATG ATTGAAAAGAGCCCGACACTGGGCAGCATAGAGACACCAGACTATGAAAAAAGGCTGTTGGCATCGCAGAGCCTTGAGTACAACCTCAAGGATAGTACATTTTGTGAATTATTCCCAGACACGGTATCG GCTATAAAAGCAGAGTTGGAGCACCGCAAGGAACTGGAAAAGCAAGCAAGGCATCAGTCGACAGCATCTGAAGTATCTTCGTTAATTAGAGATCAGTTTCAGAGAGAACAGAGTCCGCTTCATAGTGCCCTCACTAACCTCATTGTTATCGTAGGTTTTGCCGCGTTTGCCTATACTGTGAAGTATGTTTTGAGAAGCATTGCTACCGAGTAA
- the LOC107226023 gene encoding serine/threonine-protein kinase Pink1, mitochondrial isoform X2, with the protein MSLRTVAQRLLQNGRVLLRSVRNPQYYTQGNKIHVVEVGKTQGQLPTGGNVSAAGRHLGFLGLHARRIFVDNVLKRVTNSLAGDLRRRAAKRLLFGDSRPFFALVGVSLASGTGILTKDDELEGVCWEIREAVSKVQWNTPKNDQNYEATTIEDNPVDLKDFVIGPAIAKGCSAVVYATRPIDPEEKQDSQITVDTSNKDLSSFPLAIKMMFNYDAESNATAILRAMYRETVPARKHCQNEELALWEQKMADNKRILSPHPNIVAMYCVFADRVPDLPGSSKMYPDALPPRINPNGSGRNMSLFLLMKRDLKSDNILLDLSEERDNCPSLVITDFGCCLADKTHGLYLPYSSHDIDKGGNSALMAPEIVNAEPGPFTSLNYTKADLWAAGAIAYEIFGQKNPFYGEKGQKPLLMNHSYIESELPPLPEVIPPVIVALIKNMLNRSMYKRNNPDMAATIIQVFLWAPSIWLNSDSKLPSSNEILQWLLCLTTKVLCEGRKITDSTPNQLSQKLNADLISNREYTQQISTRSCGRRTMPEYQLIASFLSRVSLINVRDALKWIHNHT; encoded by the exons ATGTCGTTACGAACGGTAGCGCAACGTCTCCTGCAAAATGGTCGTGTCCTTCTCCGTTCAGTACGCAATCCACAATATTACACGCAAGGCAACAAAATACACGTTGTGGAAGTAG GTAAGACCCAGGGCCAGCTGCCTACGGGTGGTAATGTCTCTGCTGCAGGGAGACACCTCGGATTCCTGGGACTCCATGCTCGGCGGATATTTGTTGACAATGTTTTGAAGCGAGTGACCAATAGTCTCGCCGGAGATTTACGACGTCGTGCAGCAAAACGTTTATTATTTGGAGATTCAAGACCATTCTTTGCTCTGGTTGGCGTATCGCTGGCATCTGGTACTGGAATACTTACCAAAGATGACGAGCTGGAAGGCGTTTGCTGGGAAATCAGA GAGGCTGTGTCTAAGGTACAATGGAACACTCCAAAAAACGACCAGAATTACGAAGCAACAACGATTGAAGACAATCCAGTTGATTTAAAGGATTTTGTAATTGGACCAGCAATAGCCAAAGGATGCTCAGCAGTCGTGTATGCCACTCGTCCGATTGACCCCGAAGAAAAACAGGATTCTCAAATTACTGTTGATACCAGTAATAAGGATCTGTCCAGCTTTCCGTTAGCTATTAAAATGATGTTCAACTATGACGCAGAGTCTAATGCAACAGCTATTTTGAGAGCTATGTACAGAGAGACTGTACCAGCTAGAAAACATTGTCAGAATGAAGAACTGGCTTTGTGGGAACAGAAAATGGCTGACAACAAAAGAATTCTTTCTCCACATCCGAACATCGTTGCTATGTATTGCGTTTTTGCCGATAGAGTTCCTGATTTACCGGGATCATCGAAAATGTATCCTGACGCTCTTCCACCTAGGATTAACCCGAACGGCTCTGGAAGGAATATGAGCCTCTTTTTGCTGATGAAAAG gGATCTCAAAAGTGACAATATTCTTCTGGACCTTTCAGAAGAACGTGATAATTGCCCGTCGTTGGTAATAACTGATTTTGGATGCTGCTTGGCAGACAAAACTCATGGTCTCTACCTGCCATATAGTTCTCACGATATTGACAAAGGAGGAAACAGTGCACTGATGGCTCCAGAAATCGTTAATGCTGAACCAGGACCATTCACTAGCTTGAATTACACAAAAGCTGATCTGTGGGCTGCAGGGGCTATTGCATACGAAATATTTGGTCAGAAGAATCCATTTTATGGGGAAAAAGGGCAAAAACCACTGCTGATGAACCACAGCTATATAGAATCGGAATTACCGCCACTTCCAGAAGTAATACCACCTGTTATTGTAGCATTGATTAAGAATATGCTTAACAGAAGCATGTACAAG AGGAATAATCCCGATATGGCGGCAACCATTATACAAGTCTTTCTCTGGGCACCAAGCATTTGGTTAAACAGCGACAGTAAATTACCGTCAAGCAACGAG ATTCTTCAATGGCTTCTGTGTCTCACGACCAAAGTTCTTTGCGAGGGTCGAAAGATCACTGATTCTACGCCAAATCAACTTTCTCAGAAATTGAACGCAGATCTCATTTCCAATCGTGAATATACTCAGCAAATATCTACCCGATCATGTGGACGTCGCACAATGCCCGAGTATCAATTGATAGCCAGCTTTTTAAGTAGAGTTTCACTGATAAATGTAAGAGATGCGTTGAAGTGGATTCATAACCACACTTAA
- the LOC107226023 gene encoding serine/threonine-protein kinase Pink1, mitochondrial isoform X1 yields MSLRTVAQRLLQNGRVLLRSVRNPQYYTQGNKIHVVEVGKTQGQLPTGGNVSAAGRHLGFLGLHARRIFVDNVLKRVTNSLAGDLRRRAAKRLLFGDSRPFFALVGVSLASGTGILTKDDELEGVCWEIREAVSKVQWNTPKNDQNYEATTIEDNPVDLKDFVIGPAIAKGCSAVVYATRPIDPEEKQDSQITVDTSNKDLSSFPLAIKMMFNYDAESNATAILRAMYRETVPARKHCQNEELALWEQKMADNKRILSPHPNIVAMYCVFADRVPDLPGSSKMYPDALPPRINPNGSGRNMSLFLLMKRYDVSLKQYMVGRELIVRKSILLLAQLLEGIVHMCSAGIAHRDLKSDNILLDLSEERDNCPSLVITDFGCCLADKTHGLYLPYSSHDIDKGGNSALMAPEIVNAEPGPFTSLNYTKADLWAAGAIAYEIFGQKNPFYGEKGQKPLLMNHSYIESELPPLPEVIPPVIVALIKNMLNRSMYKRNNPDMAATIIQVFLWAPSIWLNSDSKLPSSNEILQWLLCLTTKVLCEGRKITDSTPNQLSQKLNADLISNREYTQQISTRSCGRRTMPEYQLIASFLSRVSLINVRDALKWIHNHT; encoded by the exons ATGTCGTTACGAACGGTAGCGCAACGTCTCCTGCAAAATGGTCGTGTCCTTCTCCGTTCAGTACGCAATCCACAATATTACACGCAAGGCAACAAAATACACGTTGTGGAAGTAG GTAAGACCCAGGGCCAGCTGCCTACGGGTGGTAATGTCTCTGCTGCAGGGAGACACCTCGGATTCCTGGGACTCCATGCTCGGCGGATATTTGTTGACAATGTTTTGAAGCGAGTGACCAATAGTCTCGCCGGAGATTTACGACGTCGTGCAGCAAAACGTTTATTATTTGGAGATTCAAGACCATTCTTTGCTCTGGTTGGCGTATCGCTGGCATCTGGTACTGGAATACTTACCAAAGATGACGAGCTGGAAGGCGTTTGCTGGGAAATCAGA GAGGCTGTGTCTAAGGTACAATGGAACACTCCAAAAAACGACCAGAATTACGAAGCAACAACGATTGAAGACAATCCAGTTGATTTAAAGGATTTTGTAATTGGACCAGCAATAGCCAAAGGATGCTCAGCAGTCGTGTATGCCACTCGTCCGATTGACCCCGAAGAAAAACAGGATTCTCAAATTACTGTTGATACCAGTAATAAGGATCTGTCCAGCTTTCCGTTAGCTATTAAAATGATGTTCAACTATGACGCAGAGTCTAATGCAACAGCTATTTTGAGAGCTATGTACAGAGAGACTGTACCAGCTAGAAAACATTGTCAGAATGAAGAACTGGCTTTGTGGGAACAGAAAATGGCTGACAACAAAAGAATTCTTTCTCCACATCCGAACATCGTTGCTATGTATTGCGTTTTTGCCGATAGAGTTCCTGATTTACCGGGATCATCGAAAATGTATCCTGACGCTCTTCCACCTAGGATTAACCCGAACGGCTCTGGAAGGAATATGAGCCTCTTTTTGCTGATGAAAAG GTATGATGTTAGCTTGAAACAATATATGGTGGGCAGAGAATTAATCGTTCGAAAATCGATATTGTTGTTAGCACAACTATTGGAAGGGATTGTTCACATGTGCTCAGCAGGTATTGCACACAG gGATCTCAAAAGTGACAATATTCTTCTGGACCTTTCAGAAGAACGTGATAATTGCCCGTCGTTGGTAATAACTGATTTTGGATGCTGCTTGGCAGACAAAACTCATGGTCTCTACCTGCCATATAGTTCTCACGATATTGACAAAGGAGGAAACAGTGCACTGATGGCTCCAGAAATCGTTAATGCTGAACCAGGACCATTCACTAGCTTGAATTACACAAAAGCTGATCTGTGGGCTGCAGGGGCTATTGCATACGAAATATTTGGTCAGAAGAATCCATTTTATGGGGAAAAAGGGCAAAAACCACTGCTGATGAACCACAGCTATATAGAATCGGAATTACCGCCACTTCCAGAAGTAATACCACCTGTTATTGTAGCATTGATTAAGAATATGCTTAACAGAAGCATGTACAAG AGGAATAATCCCGATATGGCGGCAACCATTATACAAGTCTTTCTCTGGGCACCAAGCATTTGGTTAAACAGCGACAGTAAATTACCGTCAAGCAACGAG ATTCTTCAATGGCTTCTGTGTCTCACGACCAAAGTTCTTTGCGAGGGTCGAAAGATCACTGATTCTACGCCAAATCAACTTTCTCAGAAATTGAACGCAGATCTCATTTCCAATCGTGAATATACTCAGCAAATATCTACCCGATCATGTGGACGTCGCACAATGCCCGAGTATCAATTGATAGCCAGCTTTTTAAGTAGAGTTTCACTGATAAATGTAAGAGATGCGTTGAAGTGGATTCATAACCACACTTAA
- the LOC107226018 gene encoding leucine-rich repeat-containing protein 34-like, which produces MLEDLKYNETLQLLDLCNNNIGDYGMEHLGNWLKMKPSLSGLWLAHNIITSQGARALSVGMPFSKIRMLDLSYNRITDDGAVDILGSIKKSTRLWYLRIFGNSLGHCTAKIVERMLVSGVLVQENIDVQPYRVDHESYLAHYPSDHYKQRYYDVPCYSHPQPLQIPYVKNKFSGKAVPKVHFKYVDPVPIEDRKYPVLVDQNNFYILFILSLCCP; this is translated from the exons ATGTTAGAGGACTTAAAATACAACGAAACATTGCAATTGCTTgacttgtgcaacaataataTAGGAGATTACGGAATGGAGCATCTTGGAAACTGGTTGAAAATGAAACCATCGCTCAGTGGTTTGTGGCTTGCTCACAACATCATCACTAGTCAAGGAGCTAG GGCTCTAAGTGTTGGCAtgccattttcaaaaatcagaaTGCTGGACCTTTCGTACAACAGAATAACAGATGACGGTGCAGTGGACATACTCGGCTCCATAAAAAAGAGTACGCGTTTGTGGTATCTGAGAATCTTTGGTAACTCTTTGGGACATTGTACTGCCAAG ATTGTAGAACGAATGCTCGTATCTGGTGTACTAGTGCAAGAGAACATCGATGTTCAGCCTTACAGGGTTGATCATGAATCGTATCTCGCTCATTATCCAAGTGATCATTACAAACAACGCTATTATGATGTTCCATGTTATTCTCATCCACAACCGCTGCAGATACCCTATGTTAAGAACAAATTCTCCGGGAAAGCTGTGCCAAAAGTTCACTTTAAATACGTCGATCCTGTCCCCATCGAAGACAGAAAATATCCAGTACTTGTcgatcaaaataatttttatattttattcattctgtCATTGTGCTGCCCATGA